The Barnesiella propionica genome has a window encoding:
- a CDS encoding M3 family metallopeptidase produces the protein MRKIVLLLLTAFTLMTQAANPFFGKYKTPYETVPFDKIKITDYEPAFEKGMAEHQKEIDAIVNQRSMPTFENTIEALDRSGQLLSRVANVFFALLSAESTPEMMEISQRISPKLSEHSNNISLNEKLFERIKFVYDKRDLLELTPEQRMLLDETYDSMARQGANLQGEDREKYRALSSELSQLTLTFGQNVLKEQNLFSMELTENDLEGLPQSAIDGAATLAKSKGKEGYLVNLSYPSYAPFMKYSTRRDLREKLYRAYNSRNLDGEYNNIPVLKRIAEVRMEIAKLFDKPNYAEYKLEHTMAQNSSNVYKLLNQLLEAYKPVAVQEVKEIEGFAIGKEGSDVTIMPWDFSFYANQLKDIKYSLNDEMLRPYFELEHVKKGVFGLATKLYGLTFTKNSKIPVYHPEVEAFEVRDANGKYVGIIYTDFFPREGKRSGAWMTEFKGQWKDEKGNDSRPHVTIVMNFTRPTETAPALLTYDEVETFLHEFGHSLHGLLSEVTYPSLSGTSVYHDFVELPSQFNENYLSEKEFLDGFAVHYKTGEKIPAELVEKIKNAGRFNAAYACVRQLTFGLLDMAWHTISAPVPGDAINFERTAIERTQITPLVDGTAISPQFSHIFSGGYAAGYYGYKWAEVLDADAFAVFKAHGIFDPATAASFRDNILKRGGTENPMVLYKRFKGSEPTIEALMKRDGILK, from the coding sequence ATGAGAAAAATAGTATTATTGCTTTTAACCGCATTTACGCTTATGACACAAGCAGCCAATCCGTTTTTCGGAAAGTACAAAACACCGTACGAAACCGTACCTTTTGACAAAATCAAAATAACCGACTATGAACCGGCTTTTGAAAAAGGTATGGCAGAACACCAGAAAGAAATAGACGCTATAGTAAACCAACGGTCAATGCCGACCTTCGAAAACACGATAGAAGCTCTTGACCGTTCAGGACAATTGTTGAGTCGTGTAGCTAATGTTTTTTTCGCTTTATTAAGTGCCGAAAGTACTCCGGAAATGATGGAGATATCGCAACGTATTTCCCCTAAATTATCGGAACACAGTAACAACATCAGTCTGAACGAAAAATTGTTCGAACGCATAAAATTCGTATATGACAAACGCGACCTGTTGGAACTGACCCCCGAACAACGTATGTTACTGGACGAGACGTATGATTCCATGGCTCGCCAAGGAGCCAATCTTCAAGGCGAAGACAGAGAAAAATACCGTGCACTTTCTTCCGAACTGAGCCAATTAACTTTGACATTCGGGCAAAATGTATTGAAGGAACAAAATTTATTCAGTATGGAGCTGACAGAAAACGACCTGGAAGGCCTCCCTCAAAGTGCGATAGACGGAGCCGCAACTCTGGCTAAGAGCAAAGGGAAAGAAGGTTATCTGGTCAATCTTTCCTATCCCAGCTATGCTCCTTTCATGAAATATTCGACACGACGCGACCTGCGTGAAAAATTATACCGCGCATACAATTCCAGAAATTTGGACGGAGAATATAATAATATTCCTGTTCTAAAACGTATCGCCGAAGTCCGTATGGAAATAGCTAAACTTTTTGACAAACCAAACTATGCCGAATATAAGCTGGAACATACGATGGCGCAAAACAGCTCTAATGTATATAAATTACTAAACCAGCTACTGGAAGCTTACAAACCCGTTGCTGTCCAGGAAGTAAAAGAAATAGAAGGCTTCGCTATCGGTAAAGAAGGCAGCGACGTAACCATTATGCCGTGGGATTTCTCTTTCTATGCCAACCAGTTGAAAGATATCAAATACAGCCTCAATGATGAAATGCTCCGTCCCTACTTTGAACTGGAACATGTAAAAAAAGGAGTATTCGGTCTGGCAACTAAACTATACGGTCTTACATTCACCAAAAACAGTAAAATTCCCGTATATCATCCGGAAGTCGAAGCATTTGAAGTAAGAGACGCTAATGGAAAATATGTAGGTATAATTTATACCGACTTCTTCCCCCGTGAAGGGAAACGAAGCGGAGCCTGGATGACAGAATTTAAAGGGCAATGGAAGGATGAGAAAGGTAACGACAGCCGTCCGCACGTAACAATCGTAATGAACTTTACCCGTCCTACAGAAACGGCTCCTGCTCTCCTTACATACGATGAGGTAGAGACATTCCTTCATGAATTCGGACATTCTTTGCATGGTCTGCTCTCCGAAGTTACCTATCCTTCGCTTTCCGGAACCAGCGTATACCATGACTTTGTCGAACTTCCATCCCAGTTCAACGAAAATTACCTGTCCGAAAAAGAGTTCCTGGATGGTTTCGCCGTACATTATAAAACAGGCGAAAAAATACCGGCCGAACTGGTAGAGAAAATCAAGAACGCAGGTCGGTTCAACGCTGCTTATGCTTGCGTGCGTCAGCTTACATTCGGCCTTCTTGATATGGCCTGGCATACGATTTCTGCTCCCGTCCCCGGAGATGCTATTAACTTTGAACGTACAGCTATAGAACGCACACAAATAACTCCTCTGGTGGACGGAACAGCTATCAGCCCGCAGTTCAGTCATATTTTCTCAGGAGGATATGCAGCCGGATACTATGGATATAAATGGGCCGAAGTACTCGACGCAGATGCTTTCGCGGTATTTAAAGCACACGGAATTTTCGATCCGGCTACAGCTGCTTCTTTCCGCGATAATATCCTCAAACGCGGAGGAACAGAAAACCCGATGGTACTTTATAAACGCTTCAAAGGCAGCGAGCCTACTATCGAAGCTCTTATGAAACGTGACGGTATTCTTAAATAA
- a CDS encoding MFS transporter, producing MSNILSDFFSPPKAKPLLPENKIASTYKKMRLKVFLGAFFGYAGYYLVRKNMALASPEMQKSVAEGGLELDYAQIGFAMSGISIAYAFSKFLMGSLSDRSDSRKFLVIGLILSALVMMSVGIFPFATSSVAVMFLFMLVIGWLSGMGWPPCGRIMVHWFSQNERSFKMSIWNTSHTIGSGALGNLATVGMVLMAGICTVTLTNGSEISQAWRGAFIFPSAVAVVIALFCWWAIRDTPQSCGLPPIDEYRKDFSAKKTKNDEEKIPFKTLFVEYVFKNKVLWLIALANAFVYLVRYGAGDWSVTYLCTMLGFSQEQGNLAFSLHNYAGVPGTIICGWISSKYFKGRCAPANVIYMALVLLGIILYWKATSIATLLSSAFGTDFHTILHTIVYCALIFVGFCIYGPVALIGVQAVNLVPKNAAGTAAGFVGLFGYLIGDAILAKITMGSIVDHMGWNASFWLMIIASILALIFCATTWKKEMQESKTER from the coding sequence ATGTCAAACATTTTGTCCGATTTCTTCAGTCCGCCCAAAGCAAAACCATTATTACCGGAGAACAAAATAGCCTCTACCTATAAGAAAATGCGGTTAAAAGTATTTTTGGGAGCATTCTTCGGTTATGCAGGTTATTATCTGGTGCGTAAGAATATGGCGCTCGCATCTCCCGAAATGCAAAAATCAGTAGCCGAAGGGGGCCTGGAACTGGATTATGCACAGATAGGTTTCGCTATGAGCGGCATATCTATCGCTTATGCTTTCAGTAAATTCCTGATGGGCAGCTTATCGGACCGTTCCGACTCCCGGAAATTTCTGGTCATCGGGCTTATATTGTCAGCACTCGTCATGATGTCTGTAGGAATTTTTCCTTTTGCTACAAGCTCAGTAGCCGTCATGTTTCTATTTATGCTCGTCATCGGCTGGCTTTCGGGAATGGGTTGGCCTCCTTGCGGACGTATTATGGTGCATTGGTTCTCCCAAAATGAACGGAGTTTTAAAATGTCTATCTGGAATACTTCACACACGATAGGAAGCGGCGCATTAGGAAATCTGGCAACAGTAGGAATGGTTTTAATGGCGGGAATCTGTACAGTGACACTGACAAATGGAAGTGAAATATCTCAAGCCTGGAGAGGTGCATTTATATTTCCGAGTGCCGTAGCCGTCGTAATAGCTTTATTTTGCTGGTGGGCAATAAGAGATACCCCACAATCCTGCGGACTGCCTCCTATAGACGAATACCGTAAGGATTTCTCCGCAAAGAAAACAAAGAACGATGAAGAAAAAATACCCTTCAAAACTCTATTTGTCGAATATGTGTTCAAGAATAAAGTATTATGGCTTATCGCACTGGCTAATGCTTTTGTATATCTAGTACGCTATGGTGCAGGAGACTGGTCGGTTACCTATTTATGTACGATGCTGGGATTTTCCCAGGAGCAGGGAAACCTTGCATTTTCTTTGCATAATTACGCCGGTGTTCCGGGAACTATTATCTGCGGATGGATATCCTCCAAATACTTTAAGGGGCGTTGTGCTCCGGCTAATGTCATTTACATGGCACTCGTCCTGCTCGGGATCATCCTGTACTGGAAAGCCACATCTATTGCAACTCTCTTGTCATCGGCATTCGGAACAGATTTTCATACGATATTACATACGATAGTTTATTGCGCCCTGATTTTCGTTGGTTTTTGTATCTATGGCCCGGTAGCCTTAATAGGAGTACAGGCGGTAAATCTCGTTCCCAAAAATGCGGCAGGGACAGCAGCCGGATTCGTAGGTCTGTTCGGTTATCTTATCGGCGACGCTATACTTGCCAAAATCACCATGGGAAGTATCGTTGACCATATGGGATGGAATGCATCTTTCTGGCTGATGATCATAGCCAGTATCCTCGCTCTTATTTTTTGTGCCACCACCTGGAAAAAGGAGATGCAAGAAAGTAAAACTGAGAGATAA
- a CDS encoding dCMP deaminase family protein, producing MEQISDKQTALDKRYIRMALIWAENSYCKRRQVGALIVKDKMIISDGYNGTPAGFENICEDETGHTYPYVLHAEANAITKVARSNNSSEGATLYVTSSPCIECAKLIIQSGIQRVVFSEHYRLHDGIDLLEKAGIKVDFIEAGV from the coding sequence ATGGAACAAATATCGGACAAACAAACCGCTTTAGACAAACGTTATATTCGTATGGCTCTGATATGGGCGGAAAACTCATATTGTAAAAGACGCCAGGTAGGAGCCCTTATCGTAAAAGACAAAATGATTATTTCGGACGGATATAACGGAACCCCGGCTGGTTTTGAAAATATATGTGAAGACGAGACAGGTCATACTTATCCCTACGTCCTTCACGCCGAAGCTAATGCTATAACCAAAGTGGCACGCAGCAATAACAGCAGTGAAGGAGCGACATTATATGTCACGTCCTCTCCATGTATAGAATGCGCAAAGCTAATCATCCAATCAGGAATTCAAAGGGTCGTATTCTCAGAACACTACCGGTTACACGACGGCATTGATTTACTGGAGAAAGCAGGTATAAAAGTTGATTTTATCGAAGCGGGAGTGTAA
- a CDS encoding tetratricopeptide repeat protein produces MTVSEIIQKQKEIYTLLAERRLKESFEKLNLLVTPLQDWQSTDKLNEMETSYRYMIQYMLDGAEDPERKKIYDQLVISSYRLTDRVTDLLLTKESTSFYYSHRRYLANHPEYTLAHDFEKCDNDINNLSLASLLDETDTENTKLAEMKRTVEKDGENLFINIWTNYPAIESDYMALKDALTPNRYPENITALIVSALTLNLMHRFNEQKLLILLDGYNHNSEEVQLRSLCGALIILYLYKERLSLSEKLKNRIDTLKEDSRFNTDVRNIFLQFIKSRETEKISRKLKEELLPQMMKISPSLYKKIKQEDLMNDMTALDKNPEWQEMLEKSGIEKKMKELNDLQMEGADVFMSTFAQLKNFPFFNEIGNWFLPFTPDHSALRNVFGNNSMGNNFKKIIDVSGFLCNSDKYSFCLTLTQVPENQRQMMMSQFGAEGMDLKENESEELYKASKTRENISNRYIQDLYRFFKLYNRRGEFEDPFVTHLNLLHVPLLESVFSDDNSLRLIGEYYFKREYYDDALELFEKLSERYHSDSDIYQKIGYCYQMTDQYAEALEAYLKAEIINPNSFWTIRRIATCYRNLKKPEMALDYYHRAEKINPDNLSVEMNIGHCYLEQKDYEAALRHYFKVDYLDPKGHKAWRPIAWCSFLTDKSEQALRYYEKILEDKPTPQDYLNAGHAEFSLGHIRKAIEYYRQSIISSGGDTHRFMASFKQDMDDLLHAGIPANDIPILLDQLMYSMQPYQA; encoded by the coding sequence ATGACAGTTTCGGAAATCATACAAAAACAAAAAGAAATATATACTTTACTGGCCGAACGCCGCCTGAAAGAATCTTTTGAAAAACTAAATCTTCTTGTTACTCCACTACAGGACTGGCAAAGTACCGACAAGCTGAACGAAATGGAAACATCATACCGGTATATGATTCAATACATGCTGGACGGAGCAGAAGATCCGGAAAGAAAAAAAATATACGACCAGCTAGTCATATCGTCATACCGGCTGACCGACCGTGTCACCGACCTGTTGCTTACAAAAGAATCTACGTCTTTTTATTACAGCCATCGCCGTTATCTGGCCAACCATCCCGAATATACGCTGGCTCACGATTTCGAAAAATGCGACAACGATATCAATAATCTTTCCCTCGCCTCTCTACTGGATGAAACGGACACCGAGAATACAAAGCTTGCGGAAATGAAACGTACTGTAGAAAAAGACGGAGAAAACCTTTTTATTAACATCTGGACCAATTATCCGGCCATCGAAAGCGATTACATGGCATTAAAAGATGCACTTACTCCCAACCGCTATCCCGAAAATATAACAGCTCTTATCGTTTCGGCGCTAACCCTGAATCTGATGCACAGGTTCAACGAACAAAAACTCCTGATACTGTTGGACGGCTATAATCATAATTCCGAAGAGGTGCAACTTCGTTCTCTATGCGGAGCCCTTATTATCCTGTATCTTTACAAGGAAAGATTATCCCTCTCGGAAAAACTTAAAAACAGAATCGATACTTTAAAAGAAGACAGCCGTTTCAATACCGATGTACGTAATATTTTCCTGCAATTCATAAAAAGCCGGGAAACAGAAAAGATATCACGTAAGCTGAAAGAAGAATTACTGCCACAGATGATGAAAATAAGTCCTTCGCTTTATAAAAAAATAAAGCAGGAAGATCTCATGAATGATATGACAGCCTTGGATAAAAATCCCGAATGGCAGGAAATGCTGGAAAAAAGCGGCATCGAAAAGAAGATGAAAGAGCTTAACGACCTGCAAATGGAAGGTGCCGACGTGTTCATGAGCACTTTCGCTCAACTCAAGAATTTTCCTTTCTTTAATGAAATAGGAAACTGGTTCCTCCCTTTTACTCCCGATCATAGTGCATTACGCAATGTTTTCGGAAATAACAGCATGGGAAATAATTTCAAAAAGATAATAGACGTTTCGGGATTCTTGTGTAATTCCGATAAATATTCATTCTGCCTTACCCTTACCCAGGTCCCCGAAAACCAGAGACAAATGATGATGTCACAATTCGGGGCAGAAGGTATGGATTTAAAAGAGAACGAAAGTGAAGAATTATATAAGGCCAGTAAAACAAGGGAGAACATTTCGAACCGATATATTCAGGACTTGTACCGGTTCTTCAAACTGTATAACAGGAGAGGAGAGTTCGAAGATCCGTTCGTTACACATTTGAACCTGTTGCATGTACCTTTACTGGAATCTGTGTTCTCCGACGATAACAGCCTCAGGCTCATAGGAGAATATTATTTCAAACGGGAGTATTACGATGACGCACTGGAATTATTTGAAAAACTGTCGGAACGTTATCATTCCGACAGCGATATATACCAGAAAATAGGATATTGTTATCAAATGACCGACCAGTATGCCGAAGCTCTGGAAGCATATCTGAAAGCCGAGATTATCAATCCGAACAGTTTCTGGACCATTAGGCGTATAGCAACTTGTTACCGGAATCTTAAAAAGCCGGAAATGGCTCTGGATTATTATCACCGGGCCGAAAAAATAAATCCGGATAACCTATCTGTCGAAATGAATATCGGGCACTGTTATCTGGAACAAAAAGATTATGAAGCCGCTTTACGGCATTATTTCAAAGTAGACTATCTCGACCCGAAAGGACATAAAGCCTGGAGGCCTATCGCATGGTGTTCTTTTCTTACCGACAAAAGCGAACAAGCATTGCGTTATTACGAAAAAATACTGGAAGATAAGCCTACTCCTCAAGATTACCTGAATGCCGGCCATGCAGAATTTTCACTGGGACATATCAGGAAAGCCATCGAATATTACAGGCAAAGTATCATATCGTCGGGTGGCGATACCCACCGTTTCATGGCTTCTTTCAAACAGGATATGGACGATCTGTTACATGCAGGTATTCCGGCAAACGACATACCTATCTTGCTCGACCAGCTAATGTATAGTATGCAGCCTTATCAAGCCTGA